In Candidatus Eisenbacteria bacterium, the genomic window GAGCCATGTACGGAGCGGTTCCGACGACCTCCGCGCGACTGGTGAACGCGAGCGTTTCGTCCAGAGCCGACCCGGTCTCGGAGTCTGCCCGAGCGAGACCGAAGTCGAGCACCTTCACGCGGCCGTCGTTCGCGAGCATGATGTTTCCCGGCTTCAGATCGCGGTGGACGACTCCCTTCTCGTGGACGGCCACGAGAGCGTCCGCGGTCGCGATCGCGATGTCCAGCATTTGGGTCAGCGGCAATCCGCCGGGAGCGATGATTCGTGTGAGCGTCTCTCCTTCCACCAGCTCCATCGTGAGAAAGTGGAAGCCATCGCCGTCCTCGACGGAAAACACCGTGACCAGATTGGGGTGATTGAGTCCCGCGACGGTTCGAGCCTCGCGGTCGAGGCGCGCGGCGTGATCGCCTGAGGAAGCCACGGACGGAGGGAGGATCTTGATCGCGACGTCGCGGCCAAGGCGGGTGTCCCGCGCGCGATAGACCTCTCCCATCCCGCCGGCGCCCAGTGGGGAGAGGATCTGGTAGGCCCCGAGGCGGGTCCCGGGTGCCAGTGCCATCGCATGAATGTAGTGCGGATCGGGTCGTGAGTCACGACAGGTTCGAGGAGGGTGTCACTGCCACATGGAAATGTCCTCCCTACCTGCTCTGTGAAATGTCCCCCTCCGCGGCCGGGGCACGTTCAGGATCAGGAGCAGCGCGATGGGGATGCCGTAGTTTCCCCAGAGGAAGGATGGGCCAAGGTCGATCGGTCGCGCGGTCGTTCTACGGAGCCAGGCGACGGGTGTAGATCACGCGAAAGTCCAGGAGGATCGCGATCCGGCAATCACCGCAGCCTGCGGCGAGCGGGTCCGGCCGGACCGGATCCGCAACGACCTCGAACCCCAGGGAGGCGTAGAGGTCGACGTATTCGGGAACGCGACGAGCCTCCACGACGAACCGCGGCTCCCAGCCCTCGGCGAGGCGCGAGGGATCGGGCCGGGTCACGGACTGGGGCACCCGCGATCGCCGGTCTTACGCCGCGCCGCTTGCGGCCGGACGTGGCTCGCACGACGCTCCCGCGGCTTCCGGGCGGAGCCCCTCGAGCCTGCGGAGCCCGAGCCACGCGGCGCCCAGCGCCGGGACGAACTGCACCAGCTCGCTCGGCGGGACATTGACCCCGGCGTGGAGCTGCTCGCGCGCGACGCGGATCATGGTCTCGAAACGCAGGATGCCGCCGATGAGCGTGAACTCGGGCTCCATCTTGACGCGCCTCATGAGCTGGACGGACCGCCCCACCAGAGAGACGATCGCTCCGTGCATGATGTCCGCGGGCGCGAGACCCTGCGACAGGTGATTGATCACCTCCGATTCGGCGAAGACGGCGCACACCCCCGAGATCGCCGGATACTCCTTGGACGTCGCCACGAGAGGACCGATCTCCTCGGTCGAATAGCCCATGTAGCGCGCGGTCTTCTCGAGGAACGCGCCCGTTCCGGCGGCGCACTTGTCGTTGAGCCGGAACGCCTTGACCTTGCCCCCCTCGCTGAGGCGGCTCGCCTTCATCGTCTGCCCGCCGACATCGAGGACGGTACGGGTTCCGGGAAAGAGGAACGTCGCGCCGCGCGCCGCGGCGGTGATGTCGGTGACGTGAGCGTCCGCGAACGCGGCCTGGTGGCGCCCGAAACCGGTGGCGATCACGTAGGAGACGCCGGTGCGGGGCAGCGCCGCTCCATCCAGGGCTTGGCCGAGCGTCTCCCGAGCGGCCTCGGCCAGACGGAAGCCGGTAGGCGCCAGCGCGCGACCGAGGGCGACGCCGTCCTCCCGGAGGAGGATCGCCTTGGTGTAGGTGGAGCCGATGTCGATTCCGGCCGTGATTCTCATGAAGCGCTCCGGCGCGCGTGGGCCGGGACCCTTCCGGCGAGGATGTGGTCGAGCGCGAAGAGGGCCGCCCCCAGCGCCCCGATGTAGTGCGACTCCTCGCTCGTGTTCACACGCAGATTCAGCTCGCGCTGGAGCGAATCCACCATGGCCACGTTCCTCGCCACGCCGCCCGTGAACGTCACCTCCTCCTCGATTCCGGTCCGCCAGAGGAGCATCACCGACCGGGACGCGCTCGATCGGTGGACGCCCAGGAGGATGTCCTCGATCTTCTTCCCCTTTCCGAGCCAGGAGAGGATCTCGGATTCGGCGAAGACCGTGCACGTCGTGCTGATCTTCACGGGATTCTCTCCACGGAGCGCCGTGGGGCCGAGCTGGTCGAGATCGATGTGAAGCGCCGCCGCGGCCGCGCCGAGGAACCGGCCGGTGCCGGCCGCGCACTTGTCGTTCATGCAGAAGTCCTGGACCTCGCCGCGGGCCGAGACCCGGATCGCCTTCGTGTCCTGCCCGCCCATGTCCACGACGGTTCGCGTGCCGGGGAACATGTGGACGGCGCCCCGGCCATGGCAGCTGATCTCGGTCACCTGGGTGTTCCCGAACGTCACCTTGTAGCGGCCGTATCCGGTCCCGACAACGTACTCGACCTCCTCCTCGCGGATGTCCTTCCCGAGGAGCGATTCGCGAAACGCGTTCTCCGCGGCGCGGATGACGTTCGCGCCCGTATCCGTCAGCGCGCGGCCCACGATCTTCCCTTGCTCGTCGATCACGACCGCCTTCGTCTGCGTGGATCCAACGTCCACGCCCGCCGCGTATGCCATGGAGCCCTCCGTCAGCCGTGCCGTGCCGATGCGATCTGGCGCCGCGACTCGATCGACTCGAAGAACGCGTCGATCCGGTTCTTGAGCTGAGCCTCGGAAACCACCCGGCGATCCATCATGTCCGACTCGATGAAGAGGCTCGGCACGTCCCGCCGCTCCATGAGCGCGCGCCGGTTGTCCGCGAGGCCCGTGGACACGGTCCTGCAGCTCTTGATGGGATGGAAGACGACGCCGTCGACGTCGTATTCGTCGACCATACGGGCGAGCGCGTTCGTCGGGAAGAACATGCTGTCCATCGAGTCTCGCACGCCCAGGAGCAGCCCTTCCGCCAGGCTCTCGATGGGATCGTCCAGGTCGTACTGGAAACCCAGGTTCGACCCGCCGGAGGCGAACCAGAGGTAGGTCGAGTTGACGAACGTGCCCCCGTGCTCCGTGAAGAACTCCGTGAAGCGCCGGAAGATCGGATAGCAGGGCACCCCGACGAAGACGAGCCGGCAGCGCTCGTCGACGAGCGTTCCGATCCCGTTCGCCTGCTTCCACTCCATTTCCTCCACCAGCTCGTCGAAGTACGCGGCGCCCTCCGGCGCGCCGCGATAGCCGTTCGAGACTCCGAGGTAGATCGTCCCGTCCGAGAGCGCGTTGAACAGGGAGGGGCGGCTCCGGTTCAGCTCCAGCACGCGGTTCCACCCGCGGTTCATCCGGTTGGCATGGCCCAGGAACTCACGCAGGCGGTCCACGTCGAAGCGCGTTCCGGTGACGCCCTCGAGGACGGCGATCAGCTCCCGGAGCTGCGCGGCCACGTAGGTTCGGTCGTTCTCGAAGTCGCGGTCGCCCCGGCCCGGAAGCGGGCCGTCGCTCCGAGAGCCGGGCACGTCGAGGACGCAGACGGGCACGCCGTACATGCGCTCCCAGATCTCCGCCCACTTGATGTAGGTGTTGCACGCGTTCGTGAGCACCGCGATCTTCGGGCGCGGGATGCGCCCCATCGGGAGCCGTCCGTCCCTCCGCTGGGCCGCGATGTCGGCCTTCACGTAGCCGCAGATGTCCGGGGAATAGCCGAAGTCCTCGGCCTCGTTCAGGTACTCGTGGGCCACTTTCCGAACCGCGGTCTGGAGTGAGTTGATCTCGGGGAACACGAGGGGAAGGTCGAACGCGCGGAGGAGCTCTCCCAGGCTTCCCATCACGAAGACGTAGGCCGCTCCTCGTCCCTCCTCCGCGGCGCGCGTCAAGTCGTCGTACCAGACGCGGAAGAGGCGCGCTCCCTCGCGGTTGGCCCGACCGACGATCTCCGTGCTCGCTTGCTCCGGCAGGTGATTCATCGCACGCTCCTCAGTCGAACAGGAGGTTCTCGACGAACGTCTCGAGCTGGATCTCGAGTTGCTCGAACGTCGTCATGTTCTCCTCGAACTCGGTGACGAAGTGGGGCACGCGGGCGGCGTCCAGCGCGTGCACGTAGGCGACCTGCTCCTCCAGGCCGGGCTCGCACATCTTGGCCGCGGCCACGATGGCGGCGCCGGCGCCGGCTCCTTCGAGCCGCTCGAGCAGCATCCGCTCCTTGGGCTTCCGGGCGTCGTGCTGCACGGGGCTGTAGGTCGAGCGCTCCAGGTACGCGCGCGCCAGCTCGCCCAGCGGGTCCTTCCCGAC contains:
- a CDS encoding acyl-CoA dehydratase activase, which gives rise to MRITAGIDIGSTYTKAILLREDGVALGRALAPTGFRLAEAARETLGQALDGAALPRTGVSYVIATGFGRHQAAFADAHVTDITAAARGATFLFPGTRTVLDVGGQTMKASRLSEGGKVKAFRLNDKCAAGTGAFLEKTARYMGYSTEEIGPLVATSKEYPAISGVCAVFAESEVINHLSQGLAPADIMHGAIVSLVGRSVQLMRRVKMEPEFTLIGGILRFETMIRVAREQLHAGVNVPPSELVQFVPALGAAWLGLRRLEGLRPEAAGASCEPRPAASGAA
- a CDS encoding acyl-CoA dehydratase activase, whose amino-acid sequence is MAYAAGVDVGSTQTKAVVIDEQGKIVGRALTDTGANVIRAAENAFRESLLGKDIREEEVEYVVGTGYGRYKVTFGNTQVTEISCHGRGAVHMFPGTRTVVDMGGQDTKAIRVSARGEVQDFCMNDKCAAGTGRFLGAAAAALHIDLDQLGPTALRGENPVKISTTCTVFAESEILSWLGKGKKIEDILLGVHRSSASRSVMLLWRTGIEEEVTFTGGVARNVAMVDSLQRELNLRVNTSEESHYIGALGAALFALDHILAGRVPAHARRSAS
- a CDS encoding 2-hydroxyacyl-CoA dehydratase family protein, whose protein sequence is MNHLPEQASTEIVGRANREGARLFRVWYDDLTRAAEEGRGAAYVFVMGSLGELLRAFDLPLVFPEINSLQTAVRKVAHEYLNEAEDFGYSPDICGYVKADIAAQRRDGRLPMGRIPRPKIAVLTNACNTYIKWAEIWERMYGVPVCVLDVPGSRSDGPLPGRGDRDFENDRTYVAAQLRELIAVLEGVTGTRFDVDRLREFLGHANRMNRGWNRVLELNRSRPSLFNALSDGTIYLGVSNGYRGAPEGAAYFDELVEEMEWKQANGIGTLVDERCRLVFVGVPCYPIFRRFTEFFTEHGGTFVNSTYLWFASGGSNLGFQYDLDDPIESLAEGLLLGVRDSMDSMFFPTNALARMVDEYDVDGVVFHPIKSCRTVSTGLADNRRALMERRDVPSLFIESDMMDRRVVSEAQLKNRIDAFFESIESRRQIASARHG